From Halarcobacter mediterraneus:
TCCAAACTGGCACTAAATCTTTTACAGTTTTAGTATTTATTTGAGTTAATTTTGAGTATCTTTGTGCTTTAGGTCCCATACCATAACCTAAAACATTTTCTGTACTCTCTTGGTCATTTAGAATATCATTCCAAGTTACCTTACTAGTTTTAGTATCAGCAAAACCAGCCTGAACCCCAAGTAAACCAAGAAGTGTTACAGCTGCAACCTTCCTTACTAAGTGATTACTCATCTTTTTCTCCTATATGAAAATTTATAGTCTACTTTTTAAAACTCTTTATTTATGAGAAAGTAAAGTATTTTTAAAAAGATTACGTAATCTTAATGTAGTTTTATAGCTTAAATTTAGCCAATACAAAAAAACTTTTCTAATTATTGATTTTTTGGGAGAATATTATAAAAATAAAATATTTATGAACTATTTTTTTTCATTATATTGCTTTATTTATGCTATAAAAGTATCTCTTAGAACCTATTTCATGGCTATAATCAGGCTATAAAAGCAAGATATACTTTCACTAATAATTTTAAAAGGAGAACAATATGAGCATTATAAATAAAATTACATGTTCACTATTAATAACTTCTACTTTAGCATTTGCTCATGGTGATGCTGCACCTCAAAAAGTAGATACACAAGGTTTACCAGAAATTGGATATGACGTATATACAAATCCTTTTTCTGGAAATGAAAAAGCAATAGAAGTAGGTAAAACTGCATATAATCAAAATTGTGCTAGATGTCATGGTTTAGAAGGAAAATCAGGTGGAATTGCACCAGATTTAAGATTATTAACAGATGGAGATGATGAATATTTTGCGGGTATGGTTAGAGCTGGAGTTGTTAGAAATGACAATGTATATATGCCTCCATTTCCAGATGATATAATTCCTAATTCTGCACTTTGGGCTATTTATAGCTATTTAGAAACACTTCCTGAAGAAGATTAAAACATAGTTATACTATGTTTTAATCTTTATTTATTTACCTTTTTTACTTTAAAACCTAAAAATGCAATTACTAATGAAACAATAAAAGAACAAAATAATATTAATAAAGAGTACATATCAATTTGAAAATATAAACTATGTCTTATTGCTTCAATCATATATGTAAAAGGATTGAAACAAGAAATCTTATATATTAAAAAAGAGGCTTCTTTTATTTGAGATAAAGGATATAAAGCTGAACTTAAAAAAAACATTGGAAAGATAACAAAATTCATCACTGAAGCAAAATTTTCTAACTCTTTAATAACTGAAGATAAAAAAAGTGCAAAAGCATTTAAAATTATTGAAGATAAAATTATAAGAGGAACAGTCAGAATAATAGCAAAAAAGCTAATTTCAATTCCATATATTCTTGCTACAATTAAAAAAGTCAAAGCTTGTATTGTTGAAACTATTGAAGTAGCAAACATTTTACAAAAAATAAGATAATTTCTATTTATATAAGAAGCTAATAAAATTTTCATACTACCCATTTCTCTATCAAAAATCATAGTTAAAGAACTTTGCATTCCATTAAAAAGTATAACCATACCTACTAAACCGGGAATAATATAAGTTTCATAATCCACTGCTTTTTCATAAGGAGAAGTTAGTATTAATTCTAAACTTGGTTTTAGACCTATTGAAAAGATACATAACCATAATAATGGTCTAATTAAAGCTGAAAAAAATCTACTTTTTTGTTTAAAAAACCTTATTAACTCTTTATAAACTATACCTTTTAGGCAATTAAAATATATATTCATTTTTATTCCATTATTTCATTAAAGATATCTACTAAATTCTTTTGTTCATATTTCAAAAGCAAATTTTCAACCTTTGTTTGTTCAATAATTTCTCCATTTTTAATTAAAGCTATGCTATCTTTATTTTCTACCTCATCAAATAAGTGACTAATCCAAAGAACTGATAAGTTTTTATATTTAACTAATTGTCTTACATAATCTAAAATATCAAATCTTGCTTTTAAATCAAGTCCTACTGTTGGTTCATCTAAAAGTAAAAGTTTTGGTTTGTTTATTAAGGCTCTTAGTATTTCAACTTTTCTTCTTTGTCCTCCACTTAAATTCCTTGCTGGAGTATCAAGAAATTTATCTAAGTTTAGTTTTTCTATTTCTTTTTTAATACTTTCTAAACTCTCTTCAAAGGCAAGCCCTTTTAATGCTCCATAATAATATAAGTTTTGTTTTACTGTTAAATCTAAATCCAAAGTAGCTTCTTGAAAAACTACTCCAATATCTTTTAATGACTTTGTATAATTTTCTATAGATTCACCATTTATAAAGATTTTTCCATCTTCAAGTTTTAATAATCTTGTAATAAGAGAGAAAATAGTTGACTTTCCTACTCCATTTAATCCAAGTAAAACAAAAAACTCACCCTTTTTAATATTAAAAGTTACATCATTTAATATCTGTTTTTTTCCATAAAAGAAATTTACATTATTAAATTCTAAAATATTCTTTTCACACTTATTCATAAAGACTTCTTTCTATATTTATTTTATATTTTATTACAAATTTATAGCGTCAATTTAGCCAGATGCTAAACTACAGCTATAAATTTTTCATATACTTAAAAAAATAAAAAGGTGAAAAAATGTTTAAAAAAGTTTTACTCTTATCTCTTATCTTATTAACACTCCTATTTTCAAAAGAAAAAAATAATTCTTATATAAAGTATAAAATAGAAAACAATAATATTGAAACTGCTTATATGTTTTTAAAAAGTGAACTTTTAGCAAATGGCTACAATATAGTATATGAAGGTGACTTTGCAAAACTTACAAAAAAAGTAGGAAAATTATTAAATAAAGAAAGTAAATTAAGTTTTGGTAAAAAAATTGCTTTTTGTAAAGGCTCATTAAGTTTTAAACTACTTGATGAAAATATAGATAATATAGTTTTTTGTCCTTTTAGTATAGCAGTTTATAAAGAAAAGAAAGAAGCACATTTTTATATTTCATACATAAATTATAAAGCTTTAAAAAAAGATGAAAAAATAATAAAACAAATAAATAAAGATATAAAAAGAATTATAGAAAAAGTGATTTTTTAAATAAAAAGATTCATAAGAATCTTTTTATTTTATGATTAAAAATTAATCTCAACTGCTGCAACTATAGTTTCAATATCTTTTAAATTATCCTCATCGAAATTTCCTTTTGCATATCTAAGAGTAACATTCGTATGTTTTGTAAGTTTATAAGAGACTCCTAAATTGTACTCTGTTATTTTTATATCTTCATTTATATTATTAAAACCCATATCATCAATTGAATGATGTGCTAAATTTCCTTCAAGTGTTAAATCTTTGTTCATTTTATATCCAAGATTTAAAGCAAATAATCTTGTATCTCCATAAAAACCAACTCTTCCTAATGCTGCCATTCCTAAATCATCATTAGTTAAATAAGATACTGGTAAATCTGGACCTGAAACATATCCTTCTTCTGTAGTAAGCGCTGCAATTCCAACTTTTAATGGTCCAAAATTTCTTGCTACATTTAAATATGCTCCAAACATTTTTTCATCTACAATTCCTGATGAATATTTGTCTCCTGTTCTTTTTTCTACTTGTGCTTGAATTTCAAATCCTGAATATTTTCCTAAAGCAAAAGCATTAAACATATGGCTATTAGCATCAGCAAAACCATCTGGGACTTCTGTATTATTTTGTAAATATACATATCTTCCACCTAATAGCATTTCATCTATTGTAATTTGCCCACCAACAGAATAAGCATCAAAATCGCCATCTCCTGTACCACTAATTCCTAAACTTGAACTTTGATTAGTTACAGAACCTTCAACAGCTTTATAATCAAAGGCATATAAAAGAATATCTGGACGAGGATTGTATCCTACATATGCCAAATCAATAGGGTCTCCATTACTACCATAAAATTTTGTACCATAGCTATCTTCAATTCTACCAGCTAATAAAAATTTATTTTCATTAAAAGGAACCGTTACATAAGCTTCATCCCAGGTAAACTCATCATTATCATTATTTCCCCAAGCATTATTATCTGCAACAATTCTTGTATGAATTTTTACCACCTCATCAACTGTAAAATCAAGATTTAATCTAAGTCTTGATTCAAATTCTTGTTTATCCATATTTAATCCAGCAGAACTATCTCCTTCTACAGAAACACCTCTTACTCTAACATCTCCACTGACCTTTAAATCAGATATTAAATCTAATTCCCCAGCATTCATTGATGTTAATACCACTGACGTAAGTAAACTCAATAAACCAAGCTTCTTCATCCTTTTCCCCTTATGATAAATTCAAAGTTAATAAATAAACTCCACTCAAAATTCATTTATCAAAACTTTATGGGGAAAATCATAACTCTTCGATATAGCTAGATTATAGCAAGCAAAGAAATTAATAAAATTCAATAATTTATTTATAAAAAGAATCAATATAAAAATGGCTTTTATTAATAGATTTATAATCTATTAATATTTTTTAAAAAAATAAAAATATTGTTTTGATTTTTTTATCTTTATTTTTTAATAATCTTATTGCTATAAAACTATTGATAATTTAGACTTTTCTATTTTTTTCTATTTTAAATTAAGACAAACACCATAAAATCAACTGTTTATAAGATTTTATTTTTATATTTAAAATAATATAAATGGCATTTATAGCATTAATTTAGCATAAGAACATAGCTATAATAAGGCTATAAAATAAGAATATAATTTTAAAAATCAATTTTAAAAGGATTTCTTATGCTACGAGTATTACTTCTTATAATATTTCTTTTTGCAAGTATTAATTTATATGCAAAAAACCCTATTTCATCACCAAACTTTGATGATATTAGGAAAGAAATAATTGCTGATGAAAAGTATGTTTTTGATGATAAAAATATACTTATAAAAGTTCCAAAATTTGCAGATAATCCACTTCAGGTTCCTATTTTTGTAGATGCAAAAAAAATAAAAAATGCAAAAAGATTAATACTTTTTGCAGACTTTAATCCTATTACAAAAATTATAGATATGGATTTAGAAAAACTTTTACCCATAGTTTCATTAAATATTAAAGTTGCTCAAGAAACACCAATAAGAGCCCTAGTTTTAGATAAAAATGGTCTTTGGCATATTGGAAGTGAAAATATAAAAAGTTTTGGTGGAGGATGTTCTGTTGGTAGTCTTTCTTCTTTAAATGAAGAATTAAAAAAACTTTTGGGAAAGGGTAAGATTTCAGTTTATAAAAACAATACTACTTTTAAAATAAAAAGTTCAATCTTTCATCCAATGGAAACAGGATTAGTTTTTGGAAATGAAGAATTTTATATAAATAAAATAAGAATAAAAACAGATAAAAATATAGTTTTATCAACTATAAAAACCTATTCATCAATTAGTGAAAACCCTAGATTCACTTTTGAAACAAAAGAAGAAACAAAAAACTTTATATTAGAACTTCATGATACATCAGGAAATGAATTTCTTTTAAGTAGTAAAAAATGAGAGTTTTTATACTAATAATAGCCTTTATTGCAGTAACTTCTGCAAAAGACTTTGATTATAACTTAAAGGCTATTCAACTAGCAAAGAATAGCTATTATATTTATGGCAAAGAAGAATACTTTTCTATACAAAATGGTGGAGATATTGCTAATGTATCATTTATAGAAACAAATAAAAGTGTTATACTTATTGATACAGGTAGTTCTTTTGCCTATGGAAATCAAGTAAAAAGACTTATTGAAGAAAAAACTAAAAAGCCTGTAAAACATATAATAAATACCCACCATCACTCAGATCATTTTTTAGGGAATAATGCTTTTAAGAATGCAACAATTTATTCAGATAAATTCACTGCAAAAGAAATAAAAAAAAATGGAGAACTTTATATAAAGAATTTAGTTGCCCTATTAGGTGAAACTATGAAAGGAACTAAGATAAAAAATGTGGACATAATACTACAAAATGATAATAAAGATTTTGATGGATATAAGTTACACTTTTTTTATCTTAAAGGTCATACAAAAAGTGATTTAGTTATTTATGACAAAAATACAAATATCCTATATGCTTCAGATTTAGTTTTTAATAATAGAGCTTTGGCAACTATAGATGCTAATTTAAAAGAATGGGTTAATAGTCTAAACTTATTAAAAAAAATAGATTATGATATTTGTGTTCCAGGACATGGGAAAGCTTTTAAAGATAAAACTCCTCTTGATTTAGATATCAAATATCTAAATTTTTTAAAAACAACTTTAGAATATGGAAATAAAAATGGCTTAAATGTTTTTGAGATTTTAGATTTAAAAGTTCCTAAAGAGATAAAAAACTTTTCAATGTTTGAAGAAGAGTACGAAAGAAGTATTATAA
This genomic window contains:
- the pedF gene encoding cytochrome c-550 PedF — protein: MSIINKITCSLLITSTLAFAHGDAAPQKVDTQGLPEIGYDVYTNPFSGNEKAIEVGKTAYNQNCARCHGLEGKSGGIAPDLRLLTDGDDEYFAGMVRAGVVRNDNVYMPPFPDDIIPNSALWAIYSYLETLPEED
- a CDS encoding ABC transporter permease; amino-acid sequence: MNIYFNCLKGIVYKELIRFFKQKSRFFSALIRPLLWLCIFSIGLKPSLELILTSPYEKAVDYETYIIPGLVGMVILFNGMQSSLTMIFDREMGSMKILLASYINRNYLIFCKMFATSIVSTIQALTFLIVARIYGIEISFFAIILTVPLIILSSIILNAFALFLSSVIKELENFASVMNFVIFPMFFLSSALYPLSQIKEASFLIYKISCFNPFTYMIEAIRHSLYFQIDMYSLLILFCSFIVSLVIAFLGFKVKKVNK
- a CDS encoding ATP-binding cassette domain-containing protein, with product MNKCEKNILEFNNVNFFYGKKQILNDVTFNIKKGEFFVLLGLNGVGKSTIFSLITRLLKLEDGKIFINGESIENYTKSLKDIGVVFQEATLDLDLTVKQNLYYYGALKGLAFEESLESIKKEIEKLNLDKFLDTPARNLSGGQRRKVEILRALINKPKLLLLDEPTVGLDLKARFDILDYVRQLVKYKNLSVLWISHLFDEVENKDSIALIKNGEIIEQTKVENLLLKYEQKNLVDIFNEIME
- a CDS encoding porin family protein; amino-acid sequence: MKKLGLLSLLTSVVLTSMNAGELDLISDLKVSGDVRVRGVSVEGDSSAGLNMDKQEFESRLRLNLDFTVDEVVKIHTRIVADNNAWGNNDNDEFTWDEAYVTVPFNENKFLLAGRIEDSYGTKFYGSNGDPIDLAYVGYNPRPDILLYAFDYKAVEGSVTNQSSSLGISGTGDGDFDAYSVGGQITIDEMLLGGRYVYLQNNTEVPDGFADANSHMFNAFALGKYSGFEIQAQVEKRTGDKYSSGIVDEKMFGAYLNVARNFGPLKVGIAALTTEEGYVSGPDLPVSYLTNDDLGMAALGRVGFYGDTRLFALNLGYKMNKDLTLEGNLAHHSIDDMGFNNINEDIKITEYNLGVSYKLTKHTNVTLRYAKGNFDEDNLKDIETIVAAVEINF
- a CDS encoding quinoprotein dehydrogenase-associated SoxYZ-like carrier: MLRVLLLIIFLFASINLYAKNPISSPNFDDIRKEIIADEKYVFDDKNILIKVPKFADNPLQVPIFVDAKKIKNAKRLILFADFNPITKIIDMDLEKLLPIVSLNIKVAQETPIRALVLDKNGLWHIGSENIKSFGGGCSVGSLSSLNEELKKLLGKGKISVYKNNTTFKIKSSIFHPMETGLVFGNEEFYINKIRIKTDKNIVLSTIKTYSSISENPRFTFETKEETKNFILELHDTSGNEFLLSSKK
- a CDS encoding quinoprotein relay system zinc metallohydrolase 1 — translated: MRVFILIIAFIAVTSAKDFDYNLKAIQLAKNSYYIYGKEEYFSIQNGGDIANVSFIETNKSVILIDTGSSFAYGNQVKRLIEEKTKKPVKHIINTHHHSDHFLGNNAFKNATIYSDKFTAKEIKKNGELYIKNLVALLGETMKGTKIKNVDIILQNDNKDFDGYKLHFFYLKGHTKSDLVIYDKNTNILYASDLVFNNRALATIDANLKEWVNSLNLLKKIDYDICVPGHGKAFKDKTPLDLDIKYLNFLKTTLEYGNKNGLNVFEILDLKVPKEIKNFSMFEEEYERSIINLSNKQ